The sequence CCGAAGGCGAATATCTCGGCGCTCTCGAGGTAACTCAGGATATTAACGAATACAAAAAACTTGAAGGCGAAAGGAGAATTTTGCAATATGACAACTGAAAAATGCGACATTACACCGAATACGATTGTCGGCGATTTACTCCGCGACTATCCTGAATTGGAAGATAAATTAATCGAAATAGCGCCGGTGTTTTCCAAATTGAAAAATCCCGTACTCAGAAAAACCGTGGCTAAAGTCGCCACACTGAAACAAGCGGCGCAAATAGCCGGTATGCCGGTGGCTATGCTTATAAATAAACTGAGATCGGAAGTTAATATGGGCCAGATTGATATCGAGCATGATAAAGAAGAAATAAAAGAAAAGCCGGACTGGGTATCGGAAGGCAAAATTGTAAACGAATACGACGCATCGATCGATATCGAAAACGGACTACACCCCGCAGCCAAAGTTACCCGGGAAATATTGTCTCTAAATGAAAACGATATTTATTTGTTGATTACGCCATTTTTGCCCGCTCCGCTTATAAAAATCATAGAAGACAAAGGATATAAAACATACAGCGAACAAATTGATAATCAGACGTGGCACACGTATATTGTCAGAAAATAATCCGGTCAAAAGAGAATGCCGTTTCTCTTAATATAAATAACACAGATTAAATCCGGAGGATGAATGAAAAGAGTCGTTACAATTATCGGCATTATTCTCGTATGCGCATTGACGTTAAAGGCGCAGGAGAATAAGTGTATCGAGTGCCATTACAAGGAAACGCCCAACATTGTTTCCGACTGGCAGCTCAGTAAACATGCGGAAAACGACATTGACTGCTCCGTATGTCACGGCGACGAGCATATGTCGGCTGCCGACGTCGCAAAAGTAAAATTGCCGACGCCGGAAACCTGTTCGATGTGTCACGAAACCCAGGTGAGTCAATTCAAAAAAGGGAAACATGCAATTGCCTGGGCGGCAATGAAAGCGATGCCCACGGCGCACATGCAGCCGATGGCGCTGATGGAAGGTCTAAAAGGATGCGGCGGCTGCCATAAAGTAGGAGTAAAATCCGAAGACGAAATGAAAAAATTGAAAGCCGACGGTTCGGTATTCGGACATGCTTCGTGCGACGTTTGTCATACGCGCCATACGTTCAGTAAAAAAGAGGCGCAACAGCCTCAGGCATGTCAAACCTGCCATCAGGGCTTCGACCATCCTCAATGGGAAATGTATTCCGGTTCCAAACACGGCGTACGTTATCTGTTGAAACAAAACGGCGTTTTGCCGGAAAACAGTTCCGCCCCCACATGCCAGACGTGTCATATGCCGGAAGGAAATCACGAAGTGAGAACAGCGTGGGGATTTCTCGCTGTGCGTCTCCCGATGCCCGAAGACAAACAATGGACGGATGACCGCGTTACTATTTTAAAGGCGCTCGGAGTTCTCGATCCCGACGGCAAACCGACTCAACTGCTCGACGTGGTTAAAGCCGCCGACGTAGCCAGACTGACGCAGGAAGATTGGCAAAGAGAGCGAGATAAAATGATTAACGTTTGCTCGAAATGTCATTCGGAAAATTACGCGAAAGCCGAACTCAAGAAAGGCGACGATATGATCAAAAACGCCGACCGCCTTATGGCAGAAGCAATCAATGTAGTGGCTGATCTTTATAAAGACGGCATTATCAAAAAGCCGGAAAATTATCCGGCGGCATATCCGATGCTGTTGACGTTCCACGACGCTCCCACGGTTATCGAACAGAAATTGTTCGTTATGTTCCTAGAGCACAGAATGAGAACTTTCCAGGGCGCATTCCACAATAATCCCGATTATGCGCTCTGGTACGGCTGGAGCGAAATGCAGCGCGACCTCTCGGAAATCAAAGAACTTGCCCATCAAATGAGATTGAATCAAAAAGCGGATCGTTAATTCCCTTCTTTTTTCAAAAGCGCGCAGGTTATGCCCCATTTGTAATCTGCGCGCTTCTTCTGTAACTTCTATAATTATTTCGCCGTTCCTAAGCATATTCTAATTTGAGTAACGTAATGAAATACCTTAATTAAGTTATTAAAGAATTAAATTATTCTTTGTGATTATTTTAAAATTTATTATGTTCATAATATAGTATCATAATACCAAGGTCTTAATATGACTAATAAAATAAACAAATGGATGTGTTAATATTTATTATTATGAAAAGAATGATTAATAATAAAAATTAACTATAAATTAAGTGAGATAATAATGGATAATCGGGAATTATTTGAAAAACTTTTTTTCTCTCAAACAGAAAAAGAAGTCGACACTATAATTCAATCTTATCCTGAGATCTTCAAACAAGATAATTGGTATCCCTATGGTGATAATGAAAGTTTTTTCGGTGTCATAGAGAACCAGCAAGCATCACCTGTTCCTGCTTTGGTCGAAAAAATTACTAATTCAATTGATGCTATACTCACAAGAAAGTGTTATGAGGCAGGAATAGAGCCTACTTCCGCGGAAGCACCTAAAACAATGGAAGAAGCAATAGAAAAATTTTTCCCCGACCATAAAAAATGGGATTTACCCTCTTTTAGAAAAGCTCAATCAGAAAGTATTCAAATTATCGCAGATGGTCAGAGAATGGAAACATCGTTAATTATTTATGATGATGGCGAAGGACAACATCCAGAAGATTTTGAAAGGACTTTTCTTTCATTACTACGCGGTAATAAAAATGAAATTCACTTTGTTCAGGGGAAATACAATATGGGCGGCAGCGGTGCAATTGTATTTTGCGGGAAGAAACGATATCATCTTATTGCATCGAAACGATATGACGGTAAAGGAAAGTTTGGATTTACTTTAATAAGACAGCATCCTTTTACTAAGGAAGAAGAAGAAAAAAAGAAGAATACTTGGTATGAGTACTTTAAGATAAACGGTCAAATTCCATCATTTGAAATAGACCAATTAGATCTAGGCTTGTATAATAGAAAATTCACCACAGGAACAATATTAAAATTATATTCTTACGATTTACCACCCGGTTCGCGTTCGGTTATATCAAGAGATTTGAATCAAAGTATAAATGAATTTTTATTCGAACCGGCATTACCCGTATATACAATTGATAAAAAAGAACGTTATCCTGATGATAGAAATCTCGAACGAGACTTATATGGTCTCAAGCGAAGATTAGAGGAAGAAAAAAGCAAATATGTAGATGATTATTTCTTAGAGAGCTATAAGGATAAAGAAATAGGTGAATTAAAAATTACTTGTTATGTATTTAAACCCAGAATTGAAGGTAAAACAGCAAAAGAGAGTAGAGAGTCAATCCAAAGAGAATTCTTTAAAAATAATATGTCCGTTCTTTTCTCATTAAATGGTCAAGTGCACGGTCATTTTACTTCTGAGTTTATTTCTAGAACACTCAAAATGCAGCTAATAAAGGATTATATATTAATACACGTTGATTGCACTAACTTACACTATGCTTTCCGTAAAGAATTATTTATGGCTTCGCGTGATAGATTAAAACAAGGTGAAGAAACATCAAGGCTGAGAGAGATAGTTGCCAAAGTATTACTTAAAAGTAAGTTGGTCGATATTTACAAAAAGAGAAAGGATACTATATCATTCGCTGGCGAAGATAAGAATGAACTGATCAAATCATTTACAAAAAATTTACCATTAAAAAGCGAACTGCTTAAGCTTCTAAATCAAACATTCAAACTCGAAGAAAAAGGGGAAAAACCAGATAAGGAGAAAAAAGAGAAAAAAAGAAAAGAAAAAGAGGAAGAATTTAAACCCGAACGTTTCCCCACATATTTTAAATACGGAAAAAATGGGAAAGATGAAAAACCAATGATAAAAATTCCTCTTGGAGGAGAGAAGGTTATAAAATTTAAGACTGACGTTGAAAATGAATATTTTGTTAGAGTAGAAGAACCCGGAGAACTAAAAATTACTTTATTAAAACATACAAATAACGAAACGGAAGGTGGAACCAAACCCGGTACGCCAAAAGAAATAGATGATTTATTCTATGTCCAAAAAAGTAATCCGCAAGATGGTACAATAAAAATAGTATTAGCCCCGACTGATGAAGTTAAAGTTGGTGATACAGTAGAAATTAAAGCAACTCTAACCAGCCCGGGCAAAGACTTTGACCAAATATTTCTTGTTAAGATTGTAGAAAAAGAAAAACCGAAGGAAAAAATCAAGCAAACGAAAGATGAAGAAGAAAACAAAATCGGCTTACCCGATTTAATACTAGTTTATAAAGAACCTAAAGAAGGCGAAGAAAGAAAAACTTGGGCTGATTTAGAAGGAACGCCGTTAGAAATGGGTTATGAAACAGTTGTGCAACCTTTTGCAGAAGGAGATATACTCCAAGCCATTTATGTAAATATGGACAGCAATGTTTTAAAGAATTATAAAACAACATTAAAATCTGCCGAGCAATATGAAGCAGCCGAGAAAAGATATTACACATCAGTTTATTTCCACACACTATTTTTATTTACCATAAGTAAAAACAAAAAGTACTCGATGAAGAGAGATGAAGGAGAGCAAGTTAAAGATGTGGATCTGGTTGAGTATGTTAAAGATATTTTTGAAAGTTACTATGCACAGTTTTTACTTAACTTTGGAATGAGTGAGTTGGTGCAGAGTTTGGAGTAGTAATTTTAGGCAACTAGTTTCTTTCTAATAGGCTCAAATTTAGTTTCTATTTCACTTATTTCGGCTCTTTTATTCTTATTGTGCTGTAACATACTTGTTATTATTGAATAAATCTCATTGTCTTTTACTAAAAAATCGTCTAATGAAATTATGCCTTCTGGTAGGTTAGCTTGAAATATATACCAAAATATTTTGCCCAATTGATAAACATCAGACTTATAATCAATATTACAGTCAAAGTTAAATTCCAAGTTTTTACCTTCAGTGAAAAATTTGTTCATGGCCTCTGGAGATAACCAGCCGAAAGGACCTATCTTTTCACCAACCTCATCAATATTATCTAGAAGTAAATCTTCATTAGCAGAATCTATTAAACCCAAATCACAGATTTTTAACTCATTATTTATAAATAGGATATTTTCTGGTTTTAAATCACGATGATATATTTTCAAATTATGTAATTCCTTTAAACCATTTAAAATTTGAATGCAAATTCTGACTTTCTCCGAAATGTCTAATCTATTATCTTCAATTAAATTTTTTAATGTGTAATCAGCTTTTTCCATAAGGTAGTATTGGAATTTTTTCTTTTCAATTTCAATAAAATCATCATGAAATATTTTTATAACATTTTTACAACCGTTAGAATCTGCGATTTTTAATGCATCTATTTCACGCGTAAATCTTAGCACTCTATTTTGGTGTAAAGCATCATCAATATTGTAATTACAAATTTTAATAATCATATCTTCATAGTACTTATTCGGATCTGTAACCAGAAAAATACTGGAATTAATTCTATTATTTTCAATATAGTGCCTAATAGTTAATCTTGATCCTTGAAAATTAATTACATTTTTATGACGATATCTTCCGCTAGAAAGAATAGGATTATTTTTTTTATTTAATCGCATGCGTTATCTCAAATATGGTTCTTTAACAATTTCTTGAAGTTTCTCAACTGAAAGAGTTAAGTACCCAGAAATAGATTTCTTGTCGTCATAACTTAGCATATAAAAATCTATTATTTGTTTTTGTGTAGCATTTAATTCGTTAGTAGTGTTCAATAGTAATTCATTAAGGAAACCAATTCTTTTCATTCTTGCATCTTTTGAATTTGATTGAGTCACACAATTACGAGCATATTCCTTTAATGGTAGACAATCTTCATTTGTAGGATATATATCCTCACCAATTAGAACTAAAAGCTTATAAAAGTAATTGAGTGCTTCTTCATCAAGATTTTGATTTTCGTTTAAGAATCCAAACAAGGTATAAAAATCATTACGTTGCTTATATCGAGTTTCACATATAGGATAAATTTCATTGAATTTTTCAACAATTTTTAATATAGCTTTAAAGCGATTAAACAATTCATCGTATTCATCTTCCGTTATATCGCTTTCAAAAAGATCATCAACGCCTGTTTTTTTATCCCTTATACCAAATTTTAAAAGACTAACTAATTCCCCAACAAAATCAATATCTTGCATTCTATTTTGGGCAGCTGCAGTAAAAAGATTTAGTTTCTGGAGTTCGTCTAATGCTGATATATTATCTAAAAGAGTTAAAAATCTTGTATCGTAATATTTGGCCTTAAGCAATTCTGGCCTATTTATCTTTAACCCAGCAGAGTTTACCAATGCATAGTATTCTTCAATTGACTCATCTTCTGAAATTTCCTCAATAACAACAACGGCCAATTTATAATTAAGAAAATTTTCAGCTGTACTATCTTTAAAATATTCTTTAGATAGATCTTTAAAAAGTTTTTTGTAAAAACCAACCATTGAACGAACTCTTTGTTGTCCATCAACAACTTCATAATCGTTATTTTTTTATATAAAAAAATGTTTGGTATTGGGTAATTTTTTTTTATTGACTCAACCAATAGTTGTTTTGCTTTTACAGGCCAAATTTCATTGCGTTGATATGGTGGGTTTAAATCAAGCTGATTATTTTCATAAAGATCAATTATTTTGTTTACTGTCCATTCTTCAATATGGTACTTCATGATTTTTCTCTTTAATTATTATATAAAACACGCAGCGCAGCCCTCGCCCTCAGCCTCTTCTAATATGTCAATTAGAAATGGAGACTTTGGGTTAGAGTTTCTTTCTGCTCTTTTTAGTTGTTCTAATTTTATTTGTTTAATTCTTTCCGGTTTAATTATGTCTTCTAATCTTTCGTCTTGCATCCAGGTATAACCGTCTTTTTCATAACTCATTGCTTTTTCAAATAATTCTCTATGATTTTCATAAAGCCAAATCCATTCTATCTTTTGCTGGAAAAAACAGAAATAACAGCCTGAACGGCTACGTGAATAAAATCCCTTCTTTCCGTCAACTTCGAATTCAACCTTTTTATAATATTCAGGTACTCCAACACCGCTATCTTCTAAGATTTTAAAAATATCATCCCTCACTAAAATATCTTCATTTTCAATTAGAGGGAAATCGTCTAATTGAGAAATTGGATAGTTGGTCGTTTTTAAAAACTCAAATACTATTTTATTGAATCCAGAAATACTTACTGTTAATAAGTCATTCAATTTACGATTTTTATTGTATTGCAATGATAGCGGAGTATCCAAAACGTTTATAATTGTATCCTTTTTATCGCTATTAATTAATTCATTACAAATATCCATTAATAATTCTTGATTTTTATTATCGAGAACAGTGGCAATTATCTCCTCGCTCCAAATATTTTTTCTAAAGGGAAAAATTGATTGTATGTTTTCTTTATGCGAAATATAACCCTCTCTATCCTCATCGCCTCTTATTCCTACATAAGAAATAGTTGGATCCGAACCGACATAATTTTCAAAGGGTTCAAGCTTCATAGCTCTTGTACACCACCTTGCGTTAGGCGAGGGAAGAAAACCACCATATAATTTAAGAAAGTGATCAAATTGTGCCTCGGGAGAATTTTCGGCAGCTTTTAATCTTTTTATTTTCTTACCCAAATAACTTTCCAGATTGTCAATTAGCTTATAAGTTTCATCGAGTTCTTTGTCTGTCTCACAAAAATAATATTCAATTTCAAGTTGCGGATACTTATCGTGAAGATATACAGCTAAGGCAGCGCTGTCTTTTCCGCCGGATATACCTAGAACATGTCTTACTTTGTTCATTTAATAATTTATTCTTTGGAATTATTATTCAGTTGCTTCTTAAGTAATTTTAAAAGAGCTATTTGATTTAACTTTTTATCACTGCTTAAGTTTTTAATAATTTTCTTTTCTATTTCTTCAGCTAACTTTTCTTGTTCTTTGCTTAATCTTATCAACGCACGGTGTGTATTCTCATCTGTCGAAGTAATTTCAACACTAATGGCGATTTCTTTATTATTATCTATACCAAGATTAGCAATATCTGTCAAATTGTCAAATTCGTGAAAGATGGTTTTTATTTTTTCGTGAATTATTTTTTCTTCATCGTCAGAAATAACTTCTAAACTTTTACCAATTAGACCTTGTACAAACGAACTTAGCCAAGTTTTTCTATCATTCAAGTTTGAGTTTATTCTTTGATAAATTGTTCTTTGATGTGGAAGAAATAAGTATGTCTTGATTGAAGCATATCTTAAAATAATTTTGTCCTTATAATCGGGAAATTCAAGATTGTTAAATCCGGTTGATGTTTTCAATGTTTTTTCTATTCTATTTAAAAGTTCGTCATAACTTAATCTTAATTCACGAATTGAGTTTTTAAGCTTATTTACATACAAGTCAAGCTTTTCATTTGAATTTAACAACTCCTGTGAAGTAAATCCTAAAGCATTTGGAAAATCTTCAAAAAATGTTTTTTCGGGGTCTTTGGCTTTTGCTATCGCATCACGAAGGAGCAGTGTTTCTTTGGATAATCTTAAGGTTTTTTGGGAATACTCTGTAAGTCCGCGATAAAAACTGAGAAAAGGTTTAATAGTATCAACAAAACTTTTAGTTGTAATCTTTTCTTCACTTGCACGGTTAATTAACTCTTGGTATCGATTAAATAACTCAAGTCTAATTCCCTTTACATTAAAAGTTTTAATGAAATAGTTATGAGGGTTTTTTAAAATCATTTCGAATAAATCTAAACTAAGTTCCGGAAGAAAAACATCTCCATCAAACAAAGCATATTCATCACGTTTAATGAATAAATAAATGGGTACCCAAAACGCAATAAAACCTGACTTCAACTTAAAAGGTTTTTCTTGTAATTTTTCAAAAAGATCTGCCAAACTTTTTTTTGTAGCTTTTGAAGATTCGAGAAACTCTTCACAACACTGCCATAGTGGAATAAATGATTTCTCTTTTGGTGCTGTTAGGATAAATAATCCATTCTCTTTTCTATGAATTCCTGTGTTTTTTAATAAACTTAAATAAATTGTTTTTTCAGGAGGATACTGTTTTTTATCAAATAACAAGTCTTCTTTATCCCAATGTTCAAAAAGTCTGTTGAATAAGGCTTTTCTCGCAGTATTTATTGCTCCAGGCAATTTCTCTCTGTTAATCAACTCATTATGAAATATTGGAGTTTTGCTATAAGACTTATCAATTATTTCAGAAAGCTTTTTATTAAAAGTTGTCTTGGAATCGATATTTAAAGGAGAACCATTATAAATCCATCTAACTTTAGAGTCTTTATAAAAAAGTGAATCAATAACTAATTCGTTAATTTCTATTGTTAGATTCTCAATTAAATTTTTTATCTCTCTTTTAACAACTCTGTCATCGGCATATTTTTCTAAAACATAATTGGCTTTCTCTATTTCTAAAATATTTGTTCTAATTTTATCGGCATTTTCATAATATCCGTATAAAATTACTTCATTAGTGCTTTTTGAAATATTCTTTATAGTGGAAA comes from Melioribacter roseus P3M-2 and encodes:
- a CDS encoding phosphoadenosine phosphosulfate reductase family protein; the encoded protein is MNKVRHVLGISGGKDSAALAVYLHDKYPQLEIEYYFCETDKELDETYKLIDNLESYLGKKIKRLKAAENSPEAQFDHFLKLYGGFLPSPNARWCTRAMKLEPFENYVGSDPTISYVGIRGDEDREGYISHKENIQSIFPFRKNIWSEEIIATVLDNKNQELLMDICNELINSDKKDTIINVLDTPLSLQYNKNRKLNDLLTVSISGFNKIVFEFLKTTNYPISQLDDFPLIENEDILVRDDIFKILEDSGVGVPEYYKKVEFEVDGKKGFYSRSRSGCYFCFFQQKIEWIWLYENHRELFEKAMSYEKDGYTWMQDERLEDIIKPERIKQIKLEQLKRAERNSNPKSPFLIDILEEAEGEGCAACFI
- a CDS encoding ATP-binding protein, translated to MDNRELFEKLFFSQTEKEVDTIIQSYPEIFKQDNWYPYGDNESFFGVIENQQASPVPALVEKITNSIDAILTRKCYEAGIEPTSAEAPKTMEEAIEKFFPDHKKWDLPSFRKAQSESIQIIADGQRMETSLIIYDDGEGQHPEDFERTFLSLLRGNKNEIHFVQGKYNMGGSGAIVFCGKKRYHLIASKRYDGKGKFGFTLIRQHPFTKEEEEKKKNTWYEYFKINGQIPSFEIDQLDLGLYNRKFTTGTILKLYSYDLPPGSRSVISRDLNQSINEFLFEPALPVYTIDKKERYPDDRNLERDLYGLKRRLEEEKSKYVDDYFLESYKDKEIGELKITCYVFKPRIEGKTAKESRESIQREFFKNNMSVLFSLNGQVHGHFTSEFISRTLKMQLIKDYILIHVDCTNLHYAFRKELFMASRDRLKQGEETSRLREIVAKVLLKSKLVDIYKKRKDTISFAGEDKNELIKSFTKNLPLKSELLKLLNQTFKLEEKGEKPDKEKKEKKRKEKEEEFKPERFPTYFKYGKNGKDEKPMIKIPLGGEKVIKFKTDVENEYFVRVEEPGELKITLLKHTNNETEGGTKPGTPKEIDDLFYVQKSNPQDGTIKIVLAPTDEVKVGDTVEIKATLTSPGKDFDQIFLVKIVEKEKPKEKIKQTKDEEENKIGLPDLILVYKEPKEGEERKTWADLEGTPLEMGYETVVQPFAEGDILQAIYVNMDSNVLKNYKTTLKSAEQYEAAEKRYYTSVYFHTLFLFTISKNKKYSMKRDEGEQVKDVDLVEYVKDIFESYYAQFLLNFGMSELVQSLE
- a CDS encoding DUF1858 domain-containing protein, whose protein sequence is MTTEKCDITPNTIVGDLLRDYPELEDKLIEIAPVFSKLKNPVLRKTVAKVATLKQAAQIAGMPVAMLINKLRSEVNMGQIDIEHDKEEIKEKPDWVSEGKIVNEYDASIDIENGLHPAAKVTREILSLNENDIYLLITPFLPAPLIKIIEDKGYKTYSEQIDNQTWHTYIVRK
- a CDS encoding multiheme c-type cytochrome is translated as MKRVVTIIGIILVCALTLKAQENKCIECHYKETPNIVSDWQLSKHAENDIDCSVCHGDEHMSAADVAKVKLPTPETCSMCHETQVSQFKKGKHAIAWAAMKAMPTAHMQPMALMEGLKGCGGCHKVGVKSEDEMKKLKADGSVFGHASCDVCHTRHTFSKKEAQQPQACQTCHQGFDHPQWEMYSGSKHGVRYLLKQNGVLPENSSAPTCQTCHMPEGNHEVRTAWGFLAVRLPMPEDKQWTDDRVTILKALGVLDPDGKPTQLLDVVKAADVARLTQEDWQRERDKMINVCSKCHSENYAKAELKKGDDMIKNADRLMAEAINVVADLYKDGIIKKPENYPAAYPMLLTFHDAPTVIEQKLFVMFLEHRMRTFQGAFHNNPDYALWYGWSEMQRDLSEIKELAHQMRLNQKADR
- a CDS encoding protein kinase domain-containing protein; amino-acid sequence: MRLNKKNNPILSSGRYRHKNVINFQGSRLTIRHYIENNRINSSIFLVTDPNKYYEDMIIKICNYNIDDALHQNRVLRFTREIDALKIADSNGCKNVIKIFHDDFIEIEKKKFQYYLMEKADYTLKNLIEDNRLDISEKVRICIQILNGLKELHNLKIYHRDLKPENILFINNELKICDLGLIDSANEDLLLDNIDEVGEKIGPFGWLSPEAMNKFFTEGKNLEFNFDCNIDYKSDVYQLGKIFWYIFQANLPEGIISLDDFLVKDNEIYSIITSMLQHNKNKRAEISEIETKFEPIRKKLVA